One part of the Vicia villosa cultivar HV-30 ecotype Madison, WI linkage group LG6, Vvil1.0, whole genome shotgun sequence genome encodes these proteins:
- the LOC131614296 gene encoding F-box/kelch-repeat protein At3g23880-like — MKGKSSESLNVMNPATVFLHNDLVTEVLSALPVKSLVRFKCVSKHWKALISDHAFVKLHLRRSQTRNQYLTLVTSEEFDRRIVPYPICRLLDNPSYTIFDDYHHRLKYSRCEGIVGSCNGLILFSVILSDYDSNIKSYRRSYWLYVWNPATRKTSERFESSDLCFNFAFGCDNSNDTYKVVAFRYLEDELKTEVRVANLGDYVWRNVECFMNVILPQNYVYLTETINWLVIHKPRDVVVELFVIISFDLTTETYKEMDVPCGLNQVSRKQPKSVLGVLGGCLCFSYYYLKDFIIWLMKDFGVEDSWTQFLKINNLNLRMDYNYINIHPWVPLLLSDDTLILTCRNDSQAILYNWRNNRVTRTNIIARTSSYLDWASRTSSYLDWEDAKFYVESLVPIF; from the coding sequence ATGAAAGGAAAAAGTTCAGAATCCTTAAATGTAATGAATCCAGCGACCGTATTCCTCCACAACGATCTCGTCACAGAGGTCCTCTCTGCTCTTCCGGTGAAATCTCTTGTTCGTTTTAAGTGTGTCAGTAAGCATTGGAAAGCCCTTATCTCCGATCATGCCTTCGTGAAGTTGCATCTTAGGAGATCACAAACACGAAATCAATACTTAACATTAGTAACATCGGAAGAGTTTGATCGCCGTATTGTTCCATATCCTATATGCCGTTTACTTGATAACCCCTCATACACCATTTTTGATGATTATCACCATCGTTTGAAATACAGCAGATGTGAAGGTATAGTTGGTTCATGCAATGGTTTAATTCTTTTTTCGGTTATACTTTCCGATTACGACTCTAATATAAAGTCTTATCGTAGAAGTTACTGGCTCTATGTTTGGAACCCAGCCACCCGGAAAACTTCTGAAAGATTTGAATCTTCGGATCTATGTTTCAACTTTGCATTTGGGTGTGATAATTCAAACGACACTTATAAAGTGGTGGCATTCCGTTACCTTGAAGATGAATTGAAAACCGAGGTGAGAGTTGCTAATTTAGGTGATTATGTTTGGAGAAATGTTGAATGTTTCATGAATGTTATTCTTCCGCAAAATTATGTGTATTTGACTGAAACTATTAACTGGTTGGTTATTCACAAGCCTAGGGATGTTGTGGTTGAGTTGTTTGTTATTATTTCATTTGATCTGACAACAGAAACATACAAGGAAATGGATGTTCCTTGTGGTTTAAATCAAGTCTCACGGAAACAGCCGAAGTCCGTTCTTGGTGTGTTGGGGGGCTGCCTTTGTTTTTCTTATTACTACCTAAAGGATTTCATTATATGGCTGATGAAAGATTTTGGAGTTGAAGATTCTTGGACTCAATTCCTTAAAATTAATAATCTAAATCTTCGAATGGATTATAACTATATTAATATACATCCGTGGGTGCCATTGCTTCTATCTGATGATACACTGATACTAACGTGCCGTAATGATTCTCAGGCAATTCTCTATAATTGGAGAAATAATAGAGTAACTCGAACAAACATTATTGCTAGAACCAGCTCTTATTTGGATTGGGCTAGTAGAACCAGCTCTTATTTGGATTGGGAGGATGCCAAATTTTATGTTGAAAGCTTAGTTCCAATTTTCTAA